GCCCGATATGAGCGGCCTCGCAGCGGAGAATGTCCAGGCGCGGCTGCGCATGGTGGCGTTGATGGCGCTGAGCAATTCGGGCGGGCAGATGCTGCTGACCACTGGCAACAAGAGCGAGATGAGCGTCGGATACGCCACCCTCTACGGCGACATGGCGGGTGGTTATTCGGTGCTCAAGGACGCCTACAAGACGACGGTGTTTGCGTTGTCCAAATGGCGCAACGAGAACAAGCCAGAGGCCGCGCTCGGCCCTGACGGCCCGGTGATGCCGACGCGCGTCATCACCAAGCCGCCCAGCGCGGAACTCCGCGCCAACCAAAAGGACGAGGACAGCCTGCCGCCCTATGCGCTGCTCGACCGAATTCTCGAGGCTTTGGTCGAGAAGGAGCAGTCGGTGAAGGAAGCCGCCGCTGCGACCGGCGCGGATGTTGCGCTTGTCGCGGAGATCGAGCGCAAGCTTCTCCGTGCTGAATATAAGCGCCGCCAGGCCCCGCCGGGCGTGAAGATCGGCAGCCGCAACTTCGGCCGCGACCGCCGCTACCCGATCAGCAACTTCTTCCACACGGCCGCGACCGAGGCGCCCGAATGAAGGCGTGGCATCTGGCCCTGGGGCTTCTGACCGGCGCGTGTCAGCCGCAGGACACGGCGGACAAGCGCCTCTTACAACCGCCCAACCCTTCGCCGGCTCAGTCAGCGCCGGCGCTCGTCGCATCGCTGGCGGGTGAATGGCGTGTCGCGGGGGTCGATGGCAGGGCTTTCGACGAGCCGGCGGGGATCGCGCTCAGCGCTGACGCCGAAGAGATTTGGTGGACGCCGCGCTGCGCCGGGATGGTCCGGACCTATCGCATTCAGGGAAACGTCTTTTCTACCGGACCGCACAAGGGTTTCGTGCCACGTAAACCGGGGGAGCCGACCCCGCCGGTTTGCGCGATCGGCTTGCCCGCCCGCTTCCACGAAGTTGTCCGCGCCATCGACGCTGCAACTATGATTCGCCGTACCGCCAATAACGGGATCGAGCTGTCGGGCGGCGGCCGTTCCCTGCTGCTTTTCTCGCAATAAGCGCCATCCCCCGCTATCCGACGCGGCCATGACCGTCGTCACCCGCTTTGCCCCTTCGCCCACCGGCCGGCTCCACGTCGGCAATATCCGTACCGCGCTGCACAATTTCCTGTTCGCGCGGGCGAATGGCGGGCGGTTTTTGCTGCGCATCGACGATACCGACCGTGAGCGTTCGACGGCGGAGTTCGACCAGGCGATCCGCGACGACCTCGACTGGCTCGGGCTGACGCCCGACCAGGTCGTTCGGCAGTCGGAGCGCTTCGACCTGTACGAGCGCGAGTTTGCGCGGCTCAAGGCGGATGGCCGCGTCTATGCGTGCTACGAAACGGCCGAGGAGCTCGATCTGCGGCGCAAGGTGCTGCTCGGGCGCGGGCTGCCGCCGGTCTATGAGCGCCAGCGTCCCGAGGCACCGGTACCCGAGGGGCGCGCGCCCCACTGGCGCTTCAAGCTCGACCACGACCAGCCGATTGCCTGGCGCGACCTCGTTCGGGGCGACCAGAGATTCGATCCCAAGTTGCTCAGCGATCCCGTCGTCCGGCGCGAGGACGGCAGCTGGCTCTATCTACTTCCGAGCGTGATCGACGATGTCGACCTTGGCATCACGCATATCGTGCGCGGCGAGGACCATGTGTCGAACAGCGCAACCCAGATTCAAATGTTCGAGGCGCTCGGCGCCGCGCCGCCGCATTTCG
The sequence above is drawn from the Sphingomonas lutea genome and encodes:
- the gltX gene encoding glutamate--tRNA ligase — translated: MTVVTRFAPSPTGRLHVGNIRTALHNFLFARANGGRFLLRIDDTDRERSTAEFDQAIRDDLDWLGLTPDQVVRQSERFDLYEREFARLKADGRVYACYETAEELDLRRKVLLGRGLPPVYERQRPEAPVPEGRAPHWRFKLDHDQPIAWRDLVRGDQRFDPKLLSDPVVRREDGSWLYLLPSVIDDVDLGITHIVRGEDHVSNSATQIQMFEALGAAPPHFAHEALLVAAEGKLSKRLGSYGTMHLRDEGVEPMALLSLLARIGTSQPVEAKADLEELAAGFDFAHFGRAPAHFDPHEVELLNAKLLHQLPYERVQSDLPPEITPEDWAIVRLNLGRARDARDWIAVLHGDIDPPELNHDERMLVREAAAIAAGLDWASAPWKSLTDAVKAATGKKGRELFHPLRLALTGRDSGPEMAPLIERIGQARAVRRLEAAARR